Proteins from a single region of Segatella copri:
- a CDS encoding TonB-dependent receptor, with product MVEKKAERNVMLNASDANAPRYIQIGLPSEDVNVYENGLPVVYSSYIHPVSAHWRSDGSLAEVGLMNPQESAIATGNIAYSVNSFSDLGSNTFKGILNYKGNHYGMHQFDLNVSGPLAKGWTYALNMYQNFDPGTFDLKFTNYNDRTQIYKGALTKHWGNRGQLSFLYKFSNSQRMGSITQFAPFIYHTNGDVTELDGFKLGTSSYVPASQNFMYRDMKTGEVKNTTINDWNKSKSHEFAVLFKWDLGNAWNLDTKAKYTWVDANYADFGGSSIMNVKDGKVEGNTNTYYDKNGKLYTGMMDGRRIWFHTAKAKSFLLTSEVMRNYGQHNLKIGLNEWNFDLDYWSASTQWDASVKEYPEFLSHSMVSDPTARTTYYGFNEISTDYAIGNENKLAGYFTDEWRPIESLRFFYGARLEWCRMSVDQLPYARFADMYVGATNADGVTITPQHRTKNKLNYAFTVSATWSFYKGMGLTADFTQMERSPRMTDYSNMGPQDLRLRIPLLRGGIYYRNKWIDVTSMITWIQKTNNTDQQDITKPGTSISKTTSLNYSIQTVGWTTNVELDPFKGAHLHALFTYQKPTYKDYSVTVKFDDGETADLNATGNIVKEIPQILIELDPSYTFYKDKMTVWGSFRYFGKTYANLSNALWFNGHWETFAGVKWNATNKLSFNLGVVNFLNQKGASGTISGSELIGPEEAKRFNGYVMSGRYLRPFTVEFGASIKL from the coding sequence ATGGTAGAAAAGAAAGCAGAACGCAATGTGATGCTCAATGCATCCGATGCCAATGCACCTCGTTACATTCAGATAGGTCTTCCAAGTGAAGATGTAAATGTGTACGAGAATGGATTACCTGTCGTTTATTCTTCTTACATCCATCCTGTATCTGCTCATTGGAGAAGTGATGGTAGCTTGGCAGAGGTAGGATTGATGAACCCACAGGAATCAGCCATTGCTACAGGAAACATTGCTTATTCAGTAAACAGTTTCAGCGACTTAGGCAGTAATACGTTCAAGGGTATTTTGAATTACAAAGGCAACCATTATGGTATGCATCAGTTTGATTTGAACGTTTCAGGACCTCTGGCTAAAGGCTGGACTTATGCCTTGAATATGTATCAAAACTTTGATCCTGGAACCTTTGACTTGAAGTTTACCAACTATAATGACCGTACACAAATTTATAAGGGTGCCCTGACAAAGCATTGGGGAAACAGAGGTCAGTTGTCTTTTCTCTACAAGTTCTCAAACAGTCAGCGTATGGGTTCCATAACCCAGTTTGCACCATTTATCTATCACACTAATGGTGATGTGACGGAATTGGACGGCTTTAAATTGGGTACATCTTCATACGTTCCAGCTTCTCAGAACTTCATGTACCGTGATATGAAGACAGGTGAAGTGAAAAACACTACTATCAATGATTGGAACAAAAGCAAATCTCACGAATTTGCTGTATTATTCAAATGGGATTTAGGTAATGCATGGAACTTGGATACAAAGGCTAAATATACCTGGGTTGATGCTAACTATGCCGACTTTGGCGGCAGTTCCATCATGAATGTCAAAGATGGAAAGGTTGAGGGTAATACGAATACGTATTATGACAAGAATGGAAAGCTTTATACAGGTATGATGGATGGTCGAAGAATCTGGTTTCATACTGCAAAGGCAAAATCTTTCCTTCTCACCTCTGAGGTGATGAGAAACTATGGCCAGCATAATCTTAAAATAGGTCTCAACGAATGGAACTTTGACTTAGACTACTGGTCTGCGTCAACACAATGGGATGCCAGTGTAAAGGAGTATCCAGAGTTTCTATCACATTCCATGGTTTCAGACCCGACTGCAAGAACAACTTATTATGGATTCAATGAGATTTCTACAGACTATGCTATCGGTAATGAGAATAAGTTAGCAGGATATTTCACAGACGAATGGCGTCCTATTGAAAGCCTTCGTTTCTTCTATGGCGCACGCTTAGAGTGGTGTCGTATGTCTGTAGACCAGTTGCCTTATGCACGATTTGCAGACATGTATGTCGGTGCAACCAATGCAGACGGTGTAACCATTACACCACAGCACAGAACAAAGAATAAGCTCAATTATGCATTTACAGTTTCGGCTACATGGTCCTTTTATAAAGGTATGGGACTCACCGCTGACTTCACTCAAATGGAACGCTCTCCTCGCATGACAGATTATTCCAATATGGGACCGCAGGACCTGCGTCTCCGCATTCCATTGCTCCGTGGTGGTATATACTATCGCAATAAGTGGATTGATGTTACATCAATGATAACCTGGATTCAGAAGACGAACAATACAGACCAGCAGGATATAACCAAACCTGGCACTAGTATTTCAAAGACAACATCATTAAATTATAGCATTCAGACTGTTGGATGGACAACCAATGTGGAACTTGACCCTTTCAAGGGTGCGCATCTTCATGCCCTCTTTACTTATCAGAAACCAACATACAAGGACTATTCTGTGACAGTAAAGTTTGATGATGGTGAGACCGCTGACTTAAATGCCACTGGTAACATTGTCAAGGAAATACCACAGATACTGATTGAGCTTGACCCAAGTTATACCTTTTACAAGGATAAGATGACTGTATGGGGCAGTTTCAGATATTTTGGAAAAACGTATGCTAACCTTTCAAATGCCCTTTGGTTTAACGGCCATTGGGAAACTTTCGCAGGTGTGAAATGGAATGCTACCAACAAATTATCATTCAACCTTGGTGTAGTCAACTTCCTGAACCAAAAAGGTGCCAGCGGTACAATATCCGGCTCAGAGCTTATTGGTCCGGAAGAAGCCAAGCGATTCAATGGCTACGTAATGTCCGGACGCTATCTTCGTCCTTTCACTGTTGAGTTTGGAGCAAGTATAAAACTATAA
- a CDS encoding glycoside hydrolase family 2 TIM barrel-domain containing protein: protein MNKLCNFMVLFMALSGNVYAQKTEPWNDPLVNNINRNEPVSDFFGYENKELSDRNDKKLSKRFLSIEGIWKFNWVQNANERPLDFYSLNLDDSNWGKMPIPGCWELNGYSVPVYTNIKYEWENEWESNPPYVKDLGNYVGSYRRKIVIPENWNGDNIILHIGEFSSNINLYVNGKFVGYAEDNKVAAEFDITKYVEPGKENLIAMQLMRWCDGSYFEDQDYWRLRGIARENYIYAQPKSHIKDLNVTSSLSDNYKDGIFAIHFSTESCDGKNVLVELIDKKTGNTVFERKQQLQGGSSTVESTIQNVAKWTAETPNLYTLRATLMDGDKVLEVIRQNVGFRKIEIKGKQLLVNGQPVLIKGVNRHEIDPDGGYVVSVEKMIRDIKVAKQLNINAIRTSHYPNDPRWYDLCDEYGIYVMAEANLESHGMGFGKETLAKNELFNKTHIERNMHNVKVLKNHPCIIMWSLGNEAGYGKNIEDAYDWVKAYDSSRPVQYEMACSTGKHDETRPVESYELAGLKAGKTDIFCPMYADYDSCRAYLEKDYCDKPLLQQEYAHAMGNSMGGFKQYWDLIRQYPQYQGGFIWDFVDQGLRDKSKITGNQIYAYGGDYGRFPMSDQNFNNNGLVSPDRRPNPHAYEVKYFHQNIWSKLENKVKGTVSVFNENFFVPLNNVNLVYSIEVEGKSMANGLINLGKYNILPQTRKTIAIPGYAKIVADKKYRGKEKTLNLSYKLNSDSLLLSKDEEIAHQQFVISDYKFPVLNSSETAKVKAVDHAKYLVLSANGVDVTISKTTGLVSYLDVDKTPMLVRGFDLTPDFWRACTDNDFGSHMPTLSAAWNKPSMELKNFTRKENGSVVAELYLKETESTLTLTYTLNNNGELTVEQDLKVNPDAENKPNLLRYGMELQMPKEFDRVEFYGKGPNENYADRNNSDRLGIFTQLVKDQYYPYVRPQESGNKTQVRYWKVLTKDNKGLEFFSNEPMECSSLNYLTSDLYRGPVKNQEHSGDLVPRDFTSVHISQRQMGLGCINTWGALPIEKYMLPYQDYAFKFVIRPVR, encoded by the coding sequence ATGAATAAATTATGCAATTTTATGGTACTTTTTATGGCTTTGTCTGGTAATGTATATGCCCAGAAGACAGAGCCATGGAATGACCCTTTGGTGAACAACATCAATCGTAACGAGCCTGTTTCTGATTTCTTCGGCTATGAGAATAAGGAACTGTCTGACAGAAATGACAAGAAGCTTTCAAAGAGATTCTTGTCTATTGAAGGAATTTGGAAATTCAATTGGGTGCAGAATGCCAATGAGCGTCCTTTAGATTTCTATTCTCTCAATCTTGATGATTCTAATTGGGGTAAGATGCCAATTCCTGGATGTTGGGAGTTGAATGGCTATAGCGTGCCAGTATATACCAACATAAAATATGAGTGGGAAAATGAATGGGAATCAAATCCTCCTTATGTGAAGGATCTTGGCAACTACGTCGGATCTTACCGACGTAAGATTGTAATTCCTGAGAATTGGAATGGTGACAATATAATATTGCACATCGGCGAATTTTCCAGCAATATCAACCTATATGTAAATGGAAAGTTTGTTGGCTATGCTGAAGACAATAAGGTTGCTGCGGAATTTGACATTACTAAATATGTAGAACCAGGAAAAGAGAATCTGATAGCCATGCAGCTGATGAGATGGTGCGATGGCTCTTATTTTGAGGATCAGGACTATTGGAGACTTCGCGGTATTGCCAGAGAGAACTATATCTATGCTCAGCCGAAGTCACATATTAAGGACTTGAACGTAACCTCTTCCTTGTCCGATAATTATAAAGACGGTATCTTTGCCATTCATTTTTCTACAGAATCATGTGATGGAAAGAATGTTCTGGTAGAATTGATAGACAAGAAAACTGGCAATACGGTTTTTGAAAGAAAGCAACAGTTACAGGGTGGCAGTTCAACAGTAGAGTCAACCATTCAGAATGTAGCCAAATGGACAGCAGAAACACCGAATTTGTACACACTCAGAGCGACACTGATGGATGGAGATAAAGTATTGGAAGTCATTCGCCAAAATGTCGGTTTTAGAAAGATCGAGATCAAGGGAAAACAGCTCTTGGTAAATGGACAGCCTGTTCTGATCAAGGGTGTGAACCGTCATGAGATAGATCCTGATGGAGGATATGTTGTCAGTGTTGAGAAAATGATTCGTGACATAAAGGTTGCCAAGCAATTAAACATCAATGCTATACGCACCAGCCACTATCCAAATGACCCACGCTGGTATGATTTGTGTGATGAATATGGTATTTATGTTATGGCTGAGGCAAATCTGGAAAGCCACGGAATGGGATTTGGTAAAGAGACTCTGGCTAAAAATGAGTTGTTCAACAAGACACATATTGAGCGTAACATGCACAATGTGAAGGTTCTCAAAAACCATCCTTGTATCATTATGTGGAGTCTTGGTAATGAAGCAGGTTATGGTAAGAACATTGAGGATGCCTACGATTGGGTGAAGGCATATGATAGTTCTCGTCCAGTACAATACGAAATGGCATGTTCAACAGGCAAGCATGATGAAACCCGTCCTGTTGAGTCATACGAGTTGGCTGGTCTGAAGGCTGGCAAGACTGACATTTTCTGTCCTATGTATGCTGATTACGACAGTTGTAGAGCATATCTGGAAAAGGACTATTGTGACAAACCTCTTCTTCAGCAGGAGTATGCCCATGCCATGGGTAATTCTATGGGTGGATTCAAGCAGTATTGGGATTTGATCCGTCAGTATCCTCAGTATCAGGGTGGTTTTATCTGGGATTTTGTTGATCAGGGTCTGCGCGACAAGAGCAAGATAACTGGTAATCAGATCTATGCCTATGGCGGTGATTATGGTCGTTTCCCTATGTCTGACCAGAACTTCAACAACAATGGCTTGGTTAGTCCGGACAGAAGACCAAATCCTCATGCTTACGAAGTGAAATACTTCCATCAGAACATCTGGAGCAAACTTGAGAACAAGGTCAAGGGTACTGTCTCTGTATTCAACGAGAACTTCTTTGTTCCGTTGAACAACGTAAATCTCGTATATTCAATAGAGGTAGAGGGAAAAAGTATGGCAAACGGTTTAATCAACCTTGGCAAATACAATATTCTTCCTCAGACACGCAAGACCATTGCAATTCCTGGATATGCAAAGATAGTTGCAGACAAGAAGTACAGAGGAAAGGAAAAGACACTGAATCTTTCGTACAAATTGAACAGTGATTCGCTTCTTCTAAGTAAGGATGAAGAAATCGCCCACCAGCAGTTTGTGATTAGCGACTATAAGTTCCCTGTATTGAATTCCTCTGAAACAGCCAAAGTCAAGGCTGTAGATCATGCCAAGTATCTCGTTCTTTCTGCCAATGGTGTGGATGTTACCATCAGTAAGACAACAGGACTTGTTTCTTATTTGGATGTTGACAAAACACCTATGCTTGTTAGGGGATTTGATTTGACTCCAGACTTCTGGAGAGCATGCACAGACAACGATTTTGGTTCACATATGCCTACATTAAGTGCAGCATGGAATAAGCCAAGTATGGAACTGAAGAATTTTACCCGTAAGGAGAATGGTTCTGTTGTTGCCGAGTTGTATCTCAAAGAAACAGAGTCTACACTGACTCTTACCTATACACTGAATAATAATGGAGAACTGACTGTTGAACAAGATCTGAAGGTAAATCCTGATGCGGAGAACAAGCCAAATCTTCTACGCTATGGAATGGAATTGCAGATGCCTAAGGAGTTTGATAGAGTTGAATTCTACGGAAAGGGTCCTAACGAGAATTATGCAGACCGTAACAACTCCGACAGATTGGGCATTTTTACCCAGTTGGTAAAGGATCAGTATTATCCATACGTCCGTCCACAGGAGTCTGGCAACAAGACGCAGGTAAGATATTGGAAAGTTCTGACAAAAGACAATAAAGGTCTGGAGTTTTTCTCCAATGAGCCAATGGAGTGTTCAAGCCTGAACTATCTGACTTCAGATCTTTACCGCGGACCGGTAAAGAATCAAGAACATTCTGGAGATCTTGTACCACGAGACTTTACCTCTGTACACATTAGTCAGAGACAGATGGGATTGGGATGTATCAATACATGGGGTGCATTACCTATTGAGAAATATATGCTTCCTTATCAGGACTATGCATTCAAATTCGTGATTCGTCCTGTAAGATAA
- a CDS encoding RagB/SusD family nutrient uptake outer membrane protein: MKTIIKCILAAPLMLCFSSCLDEHPKDQLDQEAIYNNADNIYKNAVASLYNYIGSNQESEGLQGTCRGICDYNTLTTDEAMIPIRGGDWYDGGLWENMYQHNWNANDINLYNVWKYLFKVIVISNQSLSIIDSHKSLLSAEQTRDFTAEVRAVRALFYYYAMDMFGRVPIVTSYDVKLEQVTQSERSEVFKFIVDELQDVAPQLADEHSNKEGNYYGRVTRPVANFLLAKLALNAEIYTDDNWTDGKRQDGKSIYFNVNGEKKNAWETCIWYCEQLRQEGYELESDYASNFAVHNENSKENIFTIPLDKNLYLNEYHYLYRSRHYKHGGAYGGSSENGTCATISTVKAFGYGTDHVDNRFKINFYADTVLVDGKKIYLDNGKPLVYMPLELKLNLSDSPYKQTAGARVGKYEVDRTAYSDGRQVDNDIVLFRYGDALLMEAEAKVRNGEDGSIELNAIRDRVGMPHVEANLDNILKERLLELVWEGWRRQDLIRFGKYTKAYDQRTPLEKESTGFTTVFPIPQRCLDLNKKLKQNPSY, translated from the coding sequence ATGAAGACTATTATTAAATGCATATTAGCAGCCCCGTTAATGCTTTGTTTCAGCAGCTGTCTGGATGAGCATCCCAAAGACCAGCTGGACCAGGAGGCAATCTACAACAATGCTGATAATATATACAAAAACGCAGTAGCTTCCCTGTACAACTACATAGGGAGCAATCAGGAGTCGGAAGGGCTTCAGGGAACTTGCCGGGGTATTTGCGACTACAATACCTTGACCACTGACGAGGCAATGATTCCTATCCGTGGTGGAGACTGGTATGATGGCGGTTTGTGGGAGAACATGTATCAGCACAACTGGAATGCCAATGATATTAATTTATATAATGTATGGAAATATCTCTTCAAGGTAATAGTTATATCTAACCAGTCGCTTTCTATCATTGACAGCCATAAGAGTCTGCTTTCTGCAGAACAGACAAGAGATTTCACGGCAGAGGTAAGAGCTGTACGAGCCTTGTTCTACTATTATGCGATGGATATGTTCGGGCGTGTTCCTATCGTGACATCATACGACGTGAAATTGGAGCAGGTAACGCAAAGCGAAAGAAGTGAAGTATTCAAGTTTATTGTTGACGAGTTGCAGGATGTTGCCCCACAGCTCGCCGATGAGCATTCCAACAAGGAGGGGAACTATTACGGACGTGTGACACGCCCGGTCGCAAACTTCCTGCTTGCAAAGCTTGCCTTGAATGCGGAAATATATACGGATGATAACTGGACCGACGGCAAGCGTCAGGACGGGAAAAGCATTTACTTCAATGTGAATGGCGAGAAAAAGAACGCTTGGGAAACCTGCATCTGGTATTGCGAACAACTGCGGCAAGAAGGCTATGAGTTGGAGAGCGACTACGCATCGAACTTTGCGGTTCATAATGAAAATTCCAAGGAGAACATCTTCACAATCCCTTTGGACAAGAACTTATATTTGAACGAATACCACTATCTTTACCGCTCACGCCACTACAAACATGGTGGAGCTTATGGTGGTTCTTCTGAAAACGGCACATGTGCAACTATTTCAACCGTCAAGGCTTTCGGTTACGGAACTGATCATGTTGACAATAGATTCAAGATAAACTTCTATGCAGATACCGTGCTTGTTGACGGAAAGAAGATATATCTAGACAACGGAAAGCCTTTGGTGTATATGCCACTGGAATTGAAGCTGAATCTAAGTGACAGTCCGTATAAACAAACGGCAGGTGCCCGTGTAGGCAAATACGAGGTTGACCGAACCGCCTATTCGGACGGACGGCAGGTTGACAACGATATCGTCCTTTTCAGATATGGTGACGCGCTGTTGATGGAAGCCGAGGCGAAAGTTCGCAATGGCGAGGATGGTTCAATAGAGCTGAACGCTATAAGAGACCGAGTAGGAATGCCTCATGTGGAAGCCAATTTGGACAACATTCTAAAGGAGCGTCTGCTGGAATTGGTTTGGGAAGGTTGGAGACGTCAAGATCTCATCCGTTTTGGCAAATATACCAAGGCATATGATCAAAGAACTCCATTAGAAAAGGAGTCTACCGGGTTTACAACGGTTTTCCCAATACCACAAAGATGTCTGGATTTAAACAAGAAATTAAAACAGAATCCAAGTTATTGA
- a CDS encoding DEAD/DEAH box helicase family protein: MKKIKLYDYQQKMLEDIINVLISAATSTFYNENGKKERVGSSVMVQMPTGTGKTYVMAAVVKWFLDNHDTGEVWIVAHRRELVEQMQQTLDRFCLDYGEKEMELKAKVRIRVLSIQWLNRHIDELEGAECTPGLIVVDEAHHAIATSYQDLFERNRKALKLGMTATPCRMNKKSFSKLFEILLKSPCTNDFILRGYLAPYDYVVIGKYSNDQLTVNQLKSRGSDGDYAIKEMDEKLNIPQTIQRLYDSVKKYADGKKGIVYAIDIVHAQAIATCYNALGLKSVALDSKTPAKKRKEMVEAFRRSEIDCLVNVNLFDEGFDCPDVEFIQMARPTLSLAKYLQMVGRGLRINHENKDKVCMIIDNVGNYRKFGLPDKPRNWEGMFAGLRAGKGIIPTYVKKMQNIIAVNDEMITVKKANTARKKMTIQQLDEYLKNVEPFQQDGRWGLRVKDDIIVKPIYTYISNFRGDYAECRIGIQRCLYGLLDRRGNIILPPEYKDIYRWNEHTVEVKGNDGYSRTIEL, encoded by the coding sequence ATGAAGAAAATCAAACTTTATGACTACCAGCAGAAGATGCTGGAGGACATCATCAACGTGCTGATCTCTGCTGCTACCAGTACATTCTACAATGAGAATGGTAAGAAGGAGCGGGTAGGCAGTTCGGTGATGGTGCAGATGCCGACAGGTACGGGAAAGACTTACGTGATGGCGGCTGTGGTGAAATGGTTTCTTGATAACCATGACACGGGCGAAGTGTGGATTGTGGCGCACCGGCGTGAACTGGTGGAACAGATGCAACAGACGCTGGACAGATTCTGCCTAGACTATGGGGAGAAGGAAATGGAGCTGAAAGCGAAAGTAAGGATAAGGGTGCTCTCCATTCAATGGTTGAACAGACATATCGACGAACTGGAAGGGGCGGAGTGTACGCCAGGACTCATCGTAGTGGATGAGGCGCACCACGCTATAGCAACCTCCTATCAGGACCTGTTTGAAAGGAATAGAAAAGCCTTGAAACTCGGTATGACGGCAACTCCATGCCGCATGAACAAGAAATCCTTCAGCAAGCTGTTCGAGATATTGTTGAAATCTCCATGTACCAACGACTTTATCCTGCGTGGGTATCTGGCACCCTACGACTACGTGGTTATCGGCAAGTACTCCAACGATCAGTTGACCGTGAACCAGCTGAAAAGCCGAGGCAGCGATGGCGACTATGCCATCAAGGAGATGGACGAGAAACTGAATATTCCGCAGACCATCCAAAGGCTCTACGACAGCGTGAAGAAATATGCTGACGGCAAGAAGGGAATTGTATATGCCATTGACATTGTGCATGCCCAGGCGATAGCGACATGTTACAATGCGCTCGGATTGAAGAGTGTCGCTCTCGATAGCAAGACTCCAGCCAAGAAACGCAAGGAGATGGTGGAGGCTTTTAGGCGCAGTGAGATAGACTGTCTGGTGAACGTGAACCTCTTCGATGAGGGGTTTGACTGTCCTGACGTGGAGTTTATCCAGATGGCCCGTCCTACACTGTCACTTGCCAAGTATCTGCAGATGGTGGGGCGTGGGTTGCGTATCAACCATGAGAATAAGGATAAGGTGTGCATGATAATCGACAATGTAGGTAACTACCGCAAGTTCGGTTTGCCTGACAAGCCTCGCAACTGGGAGGGTATGTTTGCAGGGTTGAGGGCTGGCAAGGGTATCATTCCAACCTATGTGAAGAAGATGCAGAACATCATTGCTGTGAATGATGAGATGATAACGGTGAAAAAGGCGAATACGGCAAGGAAGAAGATGACCATCCAACAACTTGATGAATATCTGAAGAATGTAGAGCCTTTCCAACAGGATGGCAGATGGGGGCTGAGGGTGAAGGATGACATCATCGTGAAACCTATCTACACTTATATCTCCAACTTCAGAGGTGATTATGCCGAATGCAGAATAGGCATACAGAGATGTTTGTATGGACTATTGGATAGGAGGGGTAATATTATCCTACCTCCGGAATATAAAGACATATATAGATGGAATGAACATACGGTTGAAGTAAAAGGTAACGATGGTTACAGCAGGACCATTGAATTGTAA